A single region of the Phycisphaerae bacterium RAS1 genome encodes:
- a CDS encoding RHS Repeat protein, with protein sequence MDGTIDLDAGTKFGLGSGWIAAYGGLLLIEDDYVDVVHEDGTVDRFARDAQDQCTAPEGVFDSLTYDDQLQQWTLTRKDQTHRVYDSAGLLVYVLDSHLETDNNALPWLRLTLIRTSQGFLKLLQSAIYGGDDGDFAFDRDETPIEPPLARGHALRNPTTKNRFFDVTRFEDGPNEGRIWKITLYPDHEDSPYKRIFEFDYQTDGRITSLTDPETNEYTYAYYADGRIQTVTDPSGAPEPATQDFEFSVDAESYLAVTEYTDRRGKTWTWAFNGVGAIVSASNPYGDTVYFGYDPDRNLSSFTNEMEQTWTATYDGNGNRETLTDPLGHTWTWTYDGYNNVTSITPPLNNEGDPDDSKQVQLEYEDYYNAQQQLWADHTNVTKITEPDADGAAPFMPAETAISYHHYVTPSTTRLGAPIGEVDVVLDPLLARTAFIYTNDVFRQPAGVREGPQSGSFPVVETQVRSGNGVLKSVTVYNGTAELFYEQPSTTTSTAFDEPTGESCLPNEPPPGSVGEPLPLLGGGDPVNPYMPIPDCSPYIPMPSCDASEGSFYESCFGTDPVGCSEMTYNKLGRLRTATAYILSVRAVVEWGEDPAFEALCESAQHNHEFTYDELSRLRSATFTTTAPDPDGDAVVREFLFTPDANGNLELLTDPENHQTEYMYDDANRLIDVYLDEAHLVHYTLYPTGRNEHADYYHDGSVASRITWTYDDAQRLDTITHRVGTAGAILLKLDYEYTADGLVSSIEQTVGTNSPVTVNFTYDKRSRLTREYGYIALPPYTLSPVPYDLAYTYDDLEPPGIAYVVFGGELWEVEAVGFELEEGVVAFFEAEGAPLTLEAAEDFVVECIRGVIRFVD encoded by the coding sequence GTGGACGGGACGATTGACCTGGATGCCGGCACAAAGTTCGGGCTTGGCTCGGGCTGGATCGCGGCCTACGGCGGCCTGTTGCTGATTGAGGACGACTACGTGGACGTCGTCCACGAGGACGGAACCGTTGACCGATTTGCTCGCGACGCGCAAGACCAGTGCACTGCGCCCGAAGGCGTGTTCGACTCGCTCACGTATGACGATCAGCTTCAGCAATGGACTTTGACACGTAAGGACCAGACGCACCGTGTCTATGACAGCGCCGGGTTACTGGTTTACGTGCTCGATTCGCACCTGGAAACCGACAACAACGCCCTTCCGTGGCTGCGCTTGACGCTTATTCGAACCTCGCAAGGTTTCCTGAAGCTTCTGCAGAGCGCGATCTACGGCGGCGACGACGGCGATTTCGCATTTGACCGGGATGAGACCCCGATCGAGCCGCCGCTGGCCAGAGGGCACGCATTACGGAATCCGACCACGAAAAACCGGTTCTTTGACGTGACGCGCTTTGAAGACGGCCCGAACGAGGGCCGAATCTGGAAGATCACGCTCTATCCCGATCACGAGGATTCGCCTTACAAGCGCATTTTCGAGTTCGACTACCAGACGGACGGACGGATCACAAGCCTGACTGACCCGGAGACCAACGAATACACGTACGCCTACTACGCCGACGGACGAATCCAGACCGTCACTGACCCGTCCGGCGCACCCGAACCGGCGACGCAGGATTTCGAATTCTCGGTCGATGCCGAGAGCTATCTGGCGGTGACGGAATACACGGACCGTCGCGGCAAGACCTGGACATGGGCGTTCAACGGCGTGGGTGCGATCGTCAGCGCCTCGAATCCCTACGGCGACACCGTCTATTTCGGCTACGACCCAGACCGCAACCTCAGTTCATTCACCAACGAGATGGAGCAGACCTGGACGGCGACGTACGACGGCAACGGCAACCGCGAAACGCTCACCGATCCGCTCGGGCACACGTGGACGTGGACATACGACGGCTACAACAACGTCACGAGCATCACGCCGCCGCTCAACAACGAGGGCGACCCCGACGACTCCAAACAGGTCCAGCTTGAATACGAGGACTACTACAACGCACAACAGCAGCTTTGGGCCGACCACACGAACGTCACCAAGATCACCGAGCCCGACGCCGACGGGGCCGCCCCCTTCATGCCGGCGGAGACGGCGATTTCGTATCATCACTACGTCACGCCCTCCACGACGCGCCTGGGCGCCCCCATCGGCGAAGTCGACGTCGTGCTTGACCCGCTCCTGGCCCGAACCGCGTTCATCTACACCAACGACGTCTTTCGCCAGCCCGCCGGCGTGCGCGAAGGCCCGCAGTCCGGGTCGTTCCCGGTCGTTGAAACCCAGGTCCGCAGCGGCAACGGCGTGCTCAAAAGCGTGACCGTCTACAACGGCACGGCGGAGCTGTTCTATGAGCAGCCTTCGACCACGACGTCAACTGCCTTTGACGAGCCGACCGGCGAATCCTGCTTGCCGAACGAGCCGCCGCCAGGATCGGTCGGGGAACCCCTTCCCCTGCTAGGCGGCGGCGATCCGGTCAATCCCTACATGCCGATCCCCGATTGCAGCCCCTACATCCCGATGCCTTCCTGTGACGCAAGCGAAGGAAGCTTCTACGAAAGCTGCTTCGGCACTGATCCGGTCGGCTGCTCGGAGATGACCTACAACAAGCTCGGCCGCCTTCGCACCGCCACAGCCTACATCCTCTCCGTGCGCGCGGTCGTGGAGTGGGGAGAAGATCCCGCGTTTGAAGCGCTCTGCGAATCCGCCCAGCACAACCACGAGTTCACCTACGACGAGTTGTCCCGCCTGCGTTCAGCCACCTTCACAACGACGGCGCCCGATCCCGACGGCGATGCCGTCGTGCGCGAATTTCTCTTCACGCCCGACGCCAACGGCAACCTCGAGCTCCTGACCGATCCCGAGAACCACCAGACCGAATACATGTACGACGACGCCAACCGCCTGATCGACGTCTACCTGGACGAAGCGCACCTCGTGCACTACACGCTCTACCCCACGGGTCGAAACGAGCACGCCGACTACTACCACGACGGATCCGTTGCATCCCGCATCACCTGGACCTACGACGACGCCCAGCGCCTCGACACCATCACCCACCGCGTCGGCACGGCGGGCGCGATCCTGCTGAAGCTCGATTACGAATACACGGCGGACGGCCTCGTCTCTTCCATCGAGCAGACCGTCGGCACGAACTCGCCGGTGACCGTGAACTTCACCTACGACAAGCGCAGCCGCCTGACGCGCGAGTACGGCTACATCGCTTTGCCGCCCTACACGCTGTCGCCCGTGCCCTATGACCTGGCCTACACGTACGACGACCTCGAACCGCCTGGCATCGCCTATGTTGTATTTGGAGGCGAGCTCTGGGAGGTCGAAGCCGTCGGTTTCGAATTGGAGGAGGGAGTGGTCGCCTTCTTTGAGGCAGAGGGAGCGCCGCTAACACTTGAAGCGGCGGAGGACTTTGTAGTCGAGTGTATCCGGGGTGTTATCCGGTTCGTTGACTAA
- the wapA_4 gene encoding tRNA nuclease WapA precursor encodes MVKRKVDREGNLTRIVGPEGERTDISYDGADRREIVRAFHATPSEPPDPEEYIETSYTYDGADNLTTILRPDGEAVTLAYDLDNRLTDVSDTSGTIAGFTYDENGNVETRSTGLSNQTWTFEYDLADRLTVVKDPVVESPDKYTQYDYDANGNRTDLVDNNGVHTKYGYDGLNRLTSMIENFEGTDDTADTTTTYGYNGVRQVSISDHDDNTTTYVYDDALRLTKATYPDSAGGSDVVTYTYDPDGSLETRTDQRGVVTEYAYDHLHQLTDREYSGPLGTRAETFAFDRSGRLTAADNGVVDTTLTYDLLGRMTSSTMDFGGGSAGVYSTGIEYVVAEDDLRQVVTYPSGREVTDTLDRRSRLESVASDLSSPGAPAGVTWGYDDGDRRESAALANGAQSLFDYDLNNRLLRLRHARDFSPSLIDPMHDIEYRYDAVGNRLLKRDNLRTDRSELYGYDQRHRLRSMLRGELDGDIDVPAEVTIPSPINDGEMVQSQAWPMGDSQASPPVEPGLDRRGNWAGFEYETGTAVASQSRTANAANEYESVYTTIGGLIVGQLLEHDAAGNLVEIALVGDLNCDGEVNINDIGAFSLAISDPPAYAAAYPDCNIDLGDINGDTYVNIGDINAFTALLSAGHPAAARRYTYDEENRLTAVTEWDETPLLEIEYDALGRRVLTKDHVGGCGTGFQPVKTRHIYAGIETLEEHVCCGEAYPDCESEDWALAREFLWGERFPEPLAMIDYTDAGDVPAAGTTGGGAETLHFVHDALGSVIGLLDAGDPDATPTPIPPKMVERYEYDPYGRTYVEAWDAGTSEWVRLTPQGDASAASSRFGNPFAWTGQRYDAAVGMYHFLFRSYLPELGRWMQRDPLTYVSGINLNEYISSRPAVWIDPLGLDRWHRGVLHTGLDVGPINGIYYAIDFTGLGNYNLGQLVLVTLFGWNVGVPGQVIIIPTQRPGRPPDIRSDPTIDQALINMLSNEWFWYNVFFRNCDNFAKYFLDCGLVEWKPIPPEYFPKPPSPPAPPSEPPPQPPPVPSDPGTPLGGKGPPCQDGKGPYGGPM; translated from the coding sequence GTGGTAAAGCGCAAAGTCGACCGCGAGGGCAACCTGACGCGCATCGTCGGCCCGGAAGGCGAACGGACAGACATTTCCTATGATGGCGCTGACCGCCGCGAAATCGTCCGGGCGTTTCACGCGACGCCCAGCGAACCGCCCGATCCCGAGGAGTACATCGAGACCTCCTACACCTACGACGGCGCGGACAATCTCACGACGATCCTGCGCCCCGACGGCGAGGCCGTCACGCTCGCCTACGACCTCGACAACCGCCTGACCGACGTCTCCGACACCTCCGGCACGATCGCCGGTTTCACTTATGACGAAAACGGCAACGTCGAAACGCGCTCGACCGGCCTGAGCAACCAAACGTGGACGTTCGAGTACGACCTGGCCGACCGGCTGACGGTCGTGAAAGACCCGGTCGTCGAATCGCCGGACAAGTACACGCAGTACGACTACGACGCCAACGGCAACCGCACCGACCTGGTTGACAACAACGGCGTTCACACGAAGTACGGGTACGACGGCCTCAACCGCCTCACCTCGATGATCGAGAACTTCGAAGGCACAGACGACACCGCCGACACGACCACCACCTACGGCTACAACGGAGTGCGGCAGGTTTCGATCAGCGATCACGACGACAACACGACCACGTACGTGTACGACGACGCACTGCGCCTGACCAAGGCCACCTACCCCGATTCCGCCGGCGGCAGCGACGTGGTTACGTACACTTACGATCCCGACGGCAGTCTCGAGACGCGCACCGACCAGCGCGGCGTCGTCACGGAGTACGCCTACGATCATCTGCATCAGCTTACCGATCGCGAATACTCCGGCCCGCTGGGGACGCGGGCCGAGACCTTCGCCTTCGATCGCTCCGGCCGGCTGACCGCCGCGGACAACGGCGTTGTCGACACGACGCTGACCTACGACCTGCTGGGCCGCATGACCAGCTCGACGATGGATTTCGGCGGCGGGTCGGCGGGCGTGTACAGCACCGGCATTGAATACGTTGTCGCCGAGGACGACCTGCGGCAGGTGGTCACCTATCCCAGCGGTCGCGAGGTGACCGACACGCTGGACCGCCGCTCGCGCCTGGAGAGCGTCGCCAGCGACCTGTCGTCGCCCGGCGCGCCGGCCGGCGTCACGTGGGGCTACGACGACGGCGACCGGCGCGAGTCGGCCGCGCTGGCCAACGGGGCGCAGTCGCTGTTCGATTACGACCTGAACAACCGCCTGCTGCGGCTGCGCCACGCGCGGGATTTTTCACCCAGCCTGATCGACCCGATGCACGACATCGAGTATCGCTACGACGCCGTCGGCAACCGGCTGCTGAAGCGCGACAACCTGCGCACCGACCGCAGCGAGCTCTACGGCTACGACCAGCGGCACCGGCTGCGCTCGATGCTGCGCGGCGAGCTTGACGGCGACATCGACGTGCCGGCGGAGGTGACCATCCCATCGCCGATCAATGACGGCGAGATGGTGCAGTCGCAGGCGTGGCCGATGGGCGACTCGCAGGCGTCGCCGCCGGTGGAGCCGGGGCTGGATCGCCGCGGGAACTGGGCCGGGTTCGAGTATGAGACCGGCACGGCCGTCGCGTCGCAGAGCCGCACGGCCAACGCGGCCAATGAGTACGAGAGCGTCTACACGACCATCGGCGGCCTGATCGTCGGCCAGCTTTTGGAGCATGACGCGGCCGGCAACCTGGTCGAGATCGCGCTGGTGGGCGATTTGAACTGCGACGGCGAGGTCAACATCAATGACATCGGCGCCTTCAGTCTGGCCATCTCCGACCCGCCCGCCTACGCCGCGGCCTATCCCGACTGCAACATCGACCTGGGCGACATCAACGGCGACACCTACGTGAACATCGGCGACATCAACGCCTTCACGGCCCTGCTTTCGGCCGGCCACCCGGCCGCTGCCCGGCGGTATACTTATGATGAGGAAAACCGGCTGACGGCGGTGACCGAGTGGGACGAGACGCCGCTGCTGGAGATTGAGTACGACGCTTTGGGACGCCGCGTGTTGACGAAGGACCATGTTGGCGGCTGTGGCACGGGTTTCCAACCCGTGAAGACGCGGCACATCTACGCCGGCATCGAGACGCTCGAAGAGCACGTCTGCTGCGGCGAGGCGTATCCGGATTGCGAGTCTGAGGATTGGGCCCTGGCTCGCGAGTTCCTCTGGGGCGAGCGCTTCCCCGAGCCGCTGGCGATGATCGACTACACCGACGCCGGCGACGTGCCCGCGGCCGGCACGACCGGCGGCGGGGCGGAGACGCTGCACTTTGTGCACGATGCGCTCGGCTCGGTCATCGGCCTGCTCGACGCCGGCGACCCGGATGCCACGCCCACGCCGATTCCGCCGAAGATGGTCGAGCGGTATGAGTACGATCCATACGGGCGAACGTACGTTGAGGCGTGGGACGCCGGGACTAGTGAGTGGGTCCGCCTGACGCCGCAAGGCGACGCCAGCGCCGCCAGCTCGCGCTTCGGCAACCCGTTCGCCTGGACTGGGCAGCGCTACGACGCGGCGGTCGGCATGTATCACTTTCTGTTCCGGTCATACTTGCCGGAGTTGGGGAGGTGGATGCAGCGCGATCCGCTGACATACGTGAGTGGGATAAACCTGAACGAATACATCAGCAGTCGCCCCGCCGTATGGATAGATCCCCTCGGGCTCGATCGCTGGCATAGAGGCGTGCTGCATACGGGCCTTGACGTGGGGCCAATCAATGGTATCTACTATGCAATTGACTTTACTGGCCTTGGCAACTACAACCTTGGACAACTGGTTCTGGTGACGCTCTTTGGATGGAATGTTGGGGTGCCCGGTCAGGTCATCATCATCCCCACACAACGTCCTGGCCGACCGCCCGATATTCGGAGCGATCCGACGATTGACCAGGCGCTCATAAACATGCTGTCTAATGAGTGGTTCTGGTATAACGTGTTTTTCAGGAATTGCGACAACTTTGCGAAGTACTTCTTGGACTGCGGGCTTGTTGAATGGAAGCCCATTCCGCCAGAGTACTTTCCAAAGCCGCCGTCTCCGCCTGCTCCTCCAAGCGAACCACCGCCACAGCCTCCGCCTGTGCCATCCGACCCCGGCACACCACTCGGTGGGAAGGGGCCACCTTGTCAAGATGGAAAAGGCCCTTACGGCGGTCCAATGTGA
- a CDS encoding RHS Repeat protein, with protein sequence MTETSAALVRSAVARSCKRRGNWAGFEYETGTAAASQSRTANAANEYESVYTTIGGLIVGQLLEHDAAGNLVEIALVGDLNCDGEVNINDIGAFSLALSNPTAYAAAYPDCNIQLGDINADASVNVGDINAFTALLSAGHPAAARRYTYDEENRLTAATKWDETPLLEIEYDALGRRVSTHDHTGASDPCGWGSIGVSPVKLRHVFAGIETLEEYVCCGAAYPDCESEDWTLAREFLWGERFPEPLAMIDYTDAGDVPAVGSSGGGAETLHFVHDALGSVIGLLDAGDPDATPTPIPPKMVERYEYDPYGRTYVEAWDQSLNSGAGDWVRLTPVGDAAAAGSRFGNPFAWTGQRYDAGVGMYHFLFRSYSPELGRWMQRDPLEYSDGPNLLQYVRGRPENATDPLGLLDPKGGGAPGLGLGYTPDDYKNALKEIDKYLKGQVGEHMEDKDRTDLATDITNEMGMLEAKKLNDAKKEIEDADKILNDPAASDKDKKKAQDKKNKATKKMKEVQDEIEKRLREKAKKDSKLRDRLDKADKAKQKKEDEDKDKDKEKDKDKGKGGGGSGPCPD encoded by the coding sequence TTGACGGAAACGTCAGCGGCACTTGTCCGGAGTGCGGTTGCAAGATCCTGCAAGCGCCGCGGGAACTGGGCCGGGTTTGAGTATGAGACCGGGACGGCCGCCGCGTCGCAGAGCCGCACGGCCAACGCGGCCAATGAGTACGAGAGCGTCTACACGACCATCGGCGGCCTGATCGTCGGCCAGCTTTTGGAGCATGACGCGGCCGGCAACCTGGTCGAGATCGCGCTGGTGGGCGATTTGAACTGCGACGGCGAGGTCAACATCAATGACATCGGCGCCTTCAGCCTGGCCCTCTCGAACCCGACCGCGTACGCCGCCGCGTACCCGGACTGCAACATCCAACTCGGCGACATCAACGCCGACGCCTCCGTCAACGTCGGCGACATCAACGCCTTCACCGCCCTGCTTTCGGCCGGCCACCCGGCCGCCGCCCGGCGGTATACTTATGATGAGGAGAACCGGCTGACGGCGGCGACCAAGTGGGACGAGACGCCGCTGCTGGAGATTGAGTACGACGCTTTGGGACGCCGCGTGAGCACGCATGACCATACCGGCGCATCCGACCCCTGTGGCTGGGGGAGCATCGGCGTCTCGCCGGTGAAACTCCGGCACGTCTTCGCCGGCATCGAGACGCTGGAGGAATACGTTTGCTGCGGCGCGGCGTATCCGGATTGCGAATCCGAGGATTGGACGCTGGCGCGCGAGTTCCTCTGGGGCGAGCGCTTCCCCGAACCGCTGGCGATGATCGACTACACCGACGCCGGCGACGTACCGGCCGTCGGTTCGTCCGGCGGCGGGGCCGAGACGCTGCATTTTGTGCATGACGCGCTCGGAAGCGTCATCGGCCTGCTCGACGCCGGCGACCCGGATGCCACGCCCACGCCGATTCCGCCGAAGATGGTCGAGCGCTACGAATACGATCCGTATGGACGGACGTATGTCGAAGCCTGGGATCAATCATTGAACAGCGGCGCGGGCGACTGGGTGCGCCTGACGCCGGTGGGCGACGCCGCCGCCGCCGGCTCGCGTTTCGGCAACCCGTTCGCCTGGACTGGCCAGCGATACGACGCGGGGGTCGGGATGTACCACTTTCTCTTCCGCAGCTATTCGCCGGAGTTGGGGAGGTGGATGCAGCGGGATCCGCTGGAATACTCCGATGGGCCCAATCTTCTTCAATATGTGCGCGGGCGTCCCGAAAACGCAACCGATCCATTGGGCCTTCTCGATCCTAAGGGAGGGGGCGCGCCGGGCTTGGGCTTGGGGTATACGCCAGATGACTACAAGAACGCGCTAAAGGAGATCGACAAGTACCTCAAGGGCCAGGTTGGCGAGCATATGGAAGACAAGGATCGCACAGACCTGGCTACTGACATTACGAATGAAATGGGCATGTTGGAAGCGAAGAAGCTGAACGATGCGAAGAAAGAGATCGAGGACGCCGACAAGATCCTGAATGACCCGGCTGCAAGCGATAAAGACAAAAAGAAGGCGCAGGACAAGAAGAACAAGGCCACCAAGAAAATGAAAGAAGTCCAGGACGAGATCGAGAAGCGACTGAGAGAGAAGGCAAAGAAGGATAGCAAGCTAAGAGACCGACTCGATAAGGCAGACAAGGCGAAACAGAAAAAAGAAGATGAGGACAAGGACAAGGACAAAGAGAAGGACAAAGACAAAGGGAAAGGCGGCGGCGGTAGCGGTCCATGTCCGGACTAG
- the rhsC gene encoding putative deoxyribonuclease RhsC, whose protein sequence is MQRGELDGDIDEPAEVTIPTPINDGELVQSQTWPQSAGLDRRGNWVGFDYETKNGAASQTRTRNGANEYGYIDTTVGEMFVQQLLTHDAAGNLTRIDLVGDLNCDGEVNLLDVNAFSLALSDSEDYAAAYPGCNSLLGDVNRDGVLNVSDINAFSALLSAGNTGQARRFGYDEENRLVTVLQTDGTPLLEIAYDALGRRVLTKDHVGGCGTGFQPVKTRHVYAGIEVLEEHACCDGEEAGGLPDCESEDWTLAREFLWGDRFPEPLVMIDFTDAGDVPAAGTTGGGAETLHFVRDSLGSVIGLLDAGDPEATPTPIPPKMVERYEYDPYGRTYVEAWDQSLNSGAGDWVRLTPVSGATAAASRLGNPFAWTGQRYDAGVGMYHFLFRSYSPELGRWMQRDPLGYVGADNLFQYVLSSPLTWLDPLGLCEEGSGPAPAPPADVPILPLVPKKCLHHLKEILGLANNLRDEIRNYNPEADPGGKSFDKSGRKTRPGGHGQKYRDKQNRLRNKIDEYDRDCRPGGAPPLPKEVTDVVDMPIPQAQPTGGPAPARQPGAPPAPAAPQQPKPEQPAIDPVAPPKPGAVPAAAGGGSILGTIFEFGAGLSRVPISLMPIFIVDVESDLNKPKIHYD, encoded by the coding sequence ATGCAGCGCGGCGAGCTCGACGGCGACATCGACGAGCCGGCGGAGGTGACCATCCCGACGCCGATCAATGACGGCGAGCTGGTGCAGTCGCAGACGTGGCCGCAGAGCGCCGGATTGGATCGCCGTGGGAACTGGGTCGGATTCGACTACGAGACGAAGAACGGAGCGGCGTCGCAGACGCGGACGCGCAACGGCGCCAACGAGTACGGCTACATCGACACCACGGTCGGCGAGATGTTCGTCCAGCAACTTCTGACGCACGACGCGGCCGGCAACCTGACGCGAATCGACCTCGTGGGCGATTTGAACTGTGATGGCGAGGTCAACTTGCTGGATGTGAACGCGTTCAGCCTGGCGCTGTCCGACTCGGAGGACTATGCCGCCGCGTATCCCGGCTGCAACAGCTTGCTGGGCGATGTGAACCGCGACGGCGTGCTGAACGTGAGCGACATCAACGCATTCAGCGCGCTGCTATCGGCTGGAAACACCGGACAAGCCCGGCGGTTCGGGTATGATGAAGAGAACCGGTTGGTGACGGTGCTGCAGACGGACGGCACGCCACTGCTGGAGATTGCGTACGACGCTCTGGGACGCCGCGTGTTGACGAAGGACCATGTTGGCGGCTGTGGCACGGGTTTCCAACCCGTGAAGACGCGGCACGTCTACGCCGGCATCGAGGTTCTGGAAGAGCACGCCTGCTGCGACGGCGAAGAGGCCGGCGGGTTGCCGGATTGTGAATCCGAGGATTGGACGCTGGCGCGCGAGTTTCTGTGGGGCGACCGCTTCCCGGAGCCGCTGGTGATGATCGATTTCACCGACGCGGGCGATGTTCCCGCGGCCGGCACGACCGGCGGCGGGGCTGAGACGCTGCACTTTGTGCGTGACTCGCTCGGCTCGGTCATCGGCCTGCTCGACGCGGGTGACCCGGAAGCGACGCCGACGCCGATTCCGCCGAAGATGGTCGAGCGGTATGAGTACGATCCGTACGGGCGGACGTACGTCGAGGCCTGGGATCAGTCGCTCAACAGCGGCGCTGGGGATTGGGTCCGCCTGACGCCAGTGAGCGGCGCAACTGCCGCCGCCTCGCGCTTAGGCAATCCTTTTGCCTGGACTGGGCAGCGATACGATGCGGGCGTGGGCATGTATCACTTCCTGTTCCGGTCGTACTCGCCAGAACTGGGGAGGTGGATGCAGCGCGATCCGCTGGGGTATGTCGGCGCTGACAATCTCTTTCAATACGTACTGTCTTCACCGCTGACGTGGCTCGACCCATTGGGTCTGTGTGAAGAGGGCAGCGGTCCGGCTCCGGCGCCCCCCGCGGACGTTCCGATTCTGCCGCTCGTACCGAAGAAGTGCCTGCACCACCTAAAGGAGATTTTGGGACTCGCGAACAACCTAAGGGACGAGATCAGGAACTACAACCCGGAAGCAGATCCAGGCGGAAAGTCCTTCGACAAGTCGGGAAGAAAAACAAGACCCGGCGGTCATGGTCAGAAATACCGAGACAAGCAGAACCGCCTTCGGAACAAGATCGATGAGTACGACCGTGATTGTCGCCCAGGCGGAGCGCCGCCGCTCCCAAAGGAAGTCACGGACGTCGTCGACATGCCCATCCCGCAGGCCCAACCCACTGGCGGCCCCGCGCCCGCACGTCAACCCGGCGCGCCACCGGCACCCGCGGCACCTCAGCAACCGAAACCGGAACAGCCGGCCATCGACCCAGTCGCTCCGCCGAAGCCGGGCGCCGTTCCGGCGGCGGCAGGCGGAGGGTCTATCCTCGGGACAATCTTCGAATTCGGCGCTGGGCTTTCGCGTGTGCCCATTTCACTCATGCCGATCTTCATTGTGGATGTCGAGAGCGACCTCAATAAACCAAAGATTCACTACGACTAA
- a CDS encoding Transposase DDE domain protein encodes MLTLTDDVCSWLLERIPDPPISAKGGRPALDKARVLRGIFWILDNGAKWKDLPRAFGAKSAVHRHFQRWVRDGVFERVLREAGRVVEERDGFRLYECFMDGMFSKAKGGGDGVGLTKAGKGVKIMILVDAQGLPVSIDTMSATPHESRLVQRLFDFMLTSGVPERVIGDKAYDDDGLAAELAQRGTELIAPHRSNRVNITQDGRPLRRYKRRWTVERTIAWIQHFRRLCIRWEKSTKLFRGFLHLACTILLIRQV; translated from the coding sequence ATGTTGACGCTCACGGATGATGTGTGTAGTTGGCTGTTGGAACGGATTCCCGATCCGCCGATCAGTGCCAAGGGCGGTCGGCCTGCGTTGGACAAGGCCAGGGTGCTGCGCGGCATCTTCTGGATTCTGGACAACGGGGCCAAGTGGAAGGACTTGCCTCGGGCGTTCGGGGCCAAGAGCGCCGTGCATCGGCACTTTCAGCGCTGGGTGCGGGACGGCGTCTTTGAACGCGTGCTGCGCGAGGCCGGCCGCGTGGTCGAGGAGCGCGACGGCTTCCGGCTGTACGAGTGTTTCATGGACGGCATGTTCTCGAAAGCCAAGGGCGGCGGCGACGGCGTGGGGCTCACGAAGGCCGGAAAAGGGGTGAAAATCATGATTCTGGTGGATGCCCAGGGGTTGCCGGTGTCGATCGACACGATGTCGGCCACGCCGCACGAGAGCCGACTGGTGCAGCGGCTGTTCGACTTCATGCTGACCAGCGGCGTGCCCGAGCGGGTGATCGGCGACAAAGCGTACGACGACGACGGGCTGGCGGCAGAGCTGGCGCAGCGCGGGACGGAGCTGATCGCGCCGCATCGCTCCAACCGCGTCAACATCACACAGGATGGCCGGCCGCTGCGAAGATACAAGCGTCGCTGGACCGTGGAGCGCACCATTGCCTGGATTCAACACTTCCGCCGCTTGTGCATCCGCTGGGAAAAGTCCACCAAGTTGTTCCGCGGCTTTCTGCACCTGGCATGCACCATTCTGTTGATTCGACAGGTTTAG
- the wapA_5 gene encoding tRNA(Glu)-specific nuclease WapA precursor — protein sequence MDRRFVYDGWLLLLELDGLDDNAVIRKYTWGLDLAGLNGSVGDRTSAGGIGGLLAMEQASGVQEGYSGGYLYCYDANGNVTQVLDADTGAFAVTYEYDPYGNRVNTPTEGELEQPIRFSTRPFDPETGFGAWLYRLYDPRTGRWISRDPIGEADGPMDYHAYHRDEGNKRDRPQTVDTDVRRKCWVYSSLRNMAMYES from the coding sequence TTGGATCGCCGCTTCGTCTATGACGGCTGGCTATTGCTGCTGGAGCTTGACGGACTGGACGATAACGCTGTCATTCGCAAGTACACTTGGGGCCTGGACCTCGCCGGCCTGAACGGTTCGGTCGGCGATCGCACGTCAGCCGGCGGCATCGGCGGCCTGCTGGCAATGGAACAGGCTTCAGGCGTTCAGGAAGGCTACTCCGGCGGATATCTCTACTGCTACGACGCCAATGGCAACGTGACGCAGGTGCTGGATGCCGACACCGGCGCATTTGCGGTCACATATGAATACGATCCTTATGGCAATCGTGTGAACACGCCAACGGAAGGCGAACTTGAACAGCCGATCCGCTTCAGCACGCGACCGTTTGATCCGGAGACGGGTTTTGGTGCGTGGCTGTACCGGTTGTATGATCCAAGAACTGGGAGGTGGATCAGCAGAGATCCGATTGGGGAAGCCGATGGCCCTATGGATTATCATGCTTATCATCGCGATGAAGGCAACAAGCGCGACCGTCCGCAAACGGTCGATACGGATGTACGCCGCAAGTGCTGGGTGTATTCTAGCCTGCGCAATATGGCTATGTACGAAAGCTGA